The sequence CTTCGGCTTGATCCATGACACCTCGTCCTGAGGAACATAAAAAAAGGTCTGCACATGGTACAGACCTTTTTTTTACTATCAAACCTATTAAACCTATTGTTGAATTATTCAAAAATTTGAATAATGTAACGGAAAGGTAAAAAATAATTCCCAATAAGCAAACAAACGATTGCATTAGCCTTTAGACTAGTTTTTAGTTCGCCATCTGTACCGATAAACAAAAACAAAATTTACCTATTAAGTTAATGTTAATTAACCATAAATTATATGGTTGTAATCAAAAATACTTCATGGAATACTGGCTATGGGATTTGAAAAAATCCCCCTTAAATTCTACTCATATATTGTGCAATCTGCTGTATATGACTATACTTTTATTTATATTCGAAATTAAGTTTTGATTCCAACCACCACCATTCATGAGTACAGCTACCCAACCGCTCGTTGTCCAAAAAATCATAGATGCTTACCATAAATACATTACTTCCTTTCATGAACATACTAAACGAGCCCCCATTTACTTTAGGGAAAGAGATTGGGACGGGGTCCAGTTAAACCACCGCCAACGCCTGCGACTCTACAAAGACTGTGTCAATGAAGTAGTGGCTTCGTGTAAAGAAAGCTACGGAGAATACCTAAAGGACAGGCAATTTTGGATAGACGTAAAAACAGCATTTTCGAAAGCGATCAACACCCGAAAAGATAAAGAACTTGCCGAATCCTTTTATAACTCGGTCATAAGAAAAGCTGTATCAGACCTTTCCATAGATGAGGAATTGATGTATGTTTTGGAAGGATATGACTCCTGTGAAATCCATTCCCAAGAACCGCTTTTCCATAATTATCCTTCTCATTGGGGGGTACAGAAAATCATTAGAAAGATTTTGGAGGATTTTGATTTCCAAGCCCCTTACTATCAACGCGAAAAGGATGTCCAGTATTTGGTAAGAAGTATCCGAGAAGTGATTTTGACCCGCTATAAGGTAGATGAAAACACGACCACTCAAGTCCTAAAACAAGTCTTTTATCGCAATAAGGCTGCTTATTTAATTGGCAGGACATTTTTGGGAGGCAAATGGATGCCGTTCATTATCCCATTTCTAAATGGCCCAAAAGGGATTTATGTGGACACGCTGATCTTCGATCCGAACTTAATGAGTGCCATTTTCAGCTACACCCGATCTTATTTTATGGTGGAAACCGAAATCCCGTCTCAAATTGTCGCCTTTCTCAATTCTGTGATCAGGCATAAAAAAGTCTATGAGCTTTATAATGCGATTGGGTTTAACAAGCATGGTAAAACTGAATTTTACCGGGACTTTTTGAACCACCTCAACACCAGTAATGATCAATTTACGGTAGCACCAGGAATCAAAGGCATGGTAATGACCGTATTTACCTTGCCCTCTTATAACATTGTCTTTAAGGTAATCAAAGACCACTTTGACCCACCAAAAAACATGACCCGTCAAGAAGTAAAAGATAAATACCGCTTGGTATCGCTCCATGACCGGGTAGGAAGAATGGCCGATACCCACGAATTTGAATATTTTCAGATTCCAATGGACCGGGTTCATCCTGATTTATTGAAAGAATTAAAAAATACCGTAAACTCCTTGATTAAGATCGATGGGGACACCTTGTTTATCAAACATTTGTATACGGAAAGGAGATTGACGCCGCTTAATATGTATTTGGAGGATTGTACGCTTGAAGACGCCAAAATTGCGGTTGAAGAATATGGAAACGCCATTTTGCAATTGGCAAAGGCCAATATCTTTCCTGGTGATATGATGACCAAGAACTTTGGCGTAACCCGACAAAAAAGGGTAATTTTTTATGACTATGACGAAATTGAATTCTTGACAAAGATGAATTTCCGAATCAAACCAAAACCCGTGACATTTGATCAAATCTACGCCTCACGCCCATGGTATGAAATCGCCAAAAATGATGTTTTCCCTGAAGATTTCAAGCGGTTTATGATTGGCCGCTCAGATATAAAGCCTCATTTTTTCGAATTTCATAAATTGCTGTTTGATCCGGAGCACTGGCAGAAAATCCAAGGCCGCATCGAACACGGGGAATTGATCCACGCATTTCCCTATCCGGAGTACATGCGCTTCCGGCCAGAGGAAGAAGTATAATTAATCTACTAATGCCGTTTATTACTACTATCATATCCATCGAAATCCTGGATTGGATAAAATGAATAGTTTTAAGCGTGCTGATACAGCTGTAATGACTTTTTGCGCTAACGGGATGGAACACCCAATACGTAAATAAAAATTTTTTGAAACAATTGGCATTTTTAAGGGTTATTAATTTTGATATAACCTTGTAATTCATTAATATTCAGTTAGTACAATAATGATATAAAGAAAATTATTATTCTTAATATCGTCATTTACCAAGCATCATTTTTTGACAAAAACACGGAACCAGAAACTTAAATTGTTTGACTTAATTATGGTTTAAAATTGATATTAAAATTGTCGGAACATGAAAACAGCAAATCTATGCATCGCCTTAACATTGTTTCTGTTGACCTCTTGTTTTTCATCCAAGGATTTTGTCGCCGAATATGATTATGATTATCGCGGAAACTTCAAGAAATACAAGACCTTCGCTTTTATGGAGGATACAGGGACAGATTCGATCAAACACATCCCTATCATAAACAAGACCATTGTCTCACGCTTAAACTCCCAAGGCTTTAGCCAACAAATAGAACAACCAGATATCCTGATTTATTATAAACTGTTCATCAACCAGATTCGATACCGAGGGTACATCCAACCCGATTTCGACAATTGGCTTTCTGCCAGGGGGTTGGAGATCTTGAAGGAAGAGAAATTGCGGGAAGAAAAGGAAAAAGTGCTTGAGGACGAAGAAGAAGACGAGGAAGACCGAAAAAAGGGGGAAGATTATGAAAATATAAAGTACTATGAAAATGAAGGAATGCTGATCATCTATGTCATTGATTACAAAAAAAACAAAACCATCTGGCAAGGATATACCGCCGCAAATTTTGACGTAAACTCCCCTAGTATTAATCTTGATTTAACAAGAGCCACTTATAAAGTGATGAATCAATTTAGGTTGGTTACCAACAATTATAGTTATTATTGATCGTCAGGAATACCATGCTGAGCTTGTGATTGGTTCTGGATCAGGCCATGTTGCTAGAGGCGTTAAATGTTTTATTTATAAATAAAATGGTTTGTTACGAAGACGCTAAGGCACCAAACAATTATTAAATTTCTTTGTGACATTGGGGCTTTGTGACTTTTTTTTATCACGAAGCAAACGGGCAGTTACCAACTATTTCGCTTGATTCTTAGTCATCCATTTTTTTATTTCTATCACCTATGTTTAGCTCCATAGGGGCGACACATCCATAGTCATGTGTTTCCCCCCATGGCAAATTAACCCATTAACATGGCCCGTTATAGCCACACTGCCCTCCCTACTAACCATAAATTCCAGCAAAATCCCATTCAGTGTCCATGGTGGAAACCATCAATTATCGGTGTAAAGTATTCTTTCACAAAAACGTGTTAACATTCATCCCTTGGAAAAATGGCTTGATCCCATTGATCATCAAAACGGGGTTTACTGAAGTGTTGAGCTAGGCTTTCAGCCTGAAAGGAAGAAATTATGGTCACTGCACCC comes from Echinicola vietnamensis DSM 17526 and encodes:
- the aceK gene encoding bifunctional isocitrate dehydrogenase kinase/phosphatase; the protein is MSTATQPLVVQKIIDAYHKYITSFHEHTKRAPIYFRERDWDGVQLNHRQRLRLYKDCVNEVVASCKESYGEYLKDRQFWIDVKTAFSKAINTRKDKELAESFYNSVIRKAVSDLSIDEELMYVLEGYDSCEIHSQEPLFHNYPSHWGVQKIIRKILEDFDFQAPYYQREKDVQYLVRSIREVILTRYKVDENTTTQVLKQVFYRNKAAYLIGRTFLGGKWMPFIIPFLNGPKGIYVDTLIFDPNLMSAIFSYTRSYFMVETEIPSQIVAFLNSVIRHKKVYELYNAIGFNKHGKTEFYRDFLNHLNTSNDQFTVAPGIKGMVMTVFTLPSYNIVFKVIKDHFDPPKNMTRQEVKDKYRLVSLHDRVGRMADTHEFEYFQIPMDRVHPDLLKELKNTVNSLIKIDGDTLFIKHLYTERRLTPLNMYLEDCTLEDAKIAVEEYGNAILQLAKANIFPGDMMTKNFGVTRQKRVIFYDYDEIEFLTKMNFRIKPKPVTFDQIYASRPWYEIAKNDVFPEDFKRFMIGRSDIKPHFFEFHKLLFDPEHWQKIQGRIEHGELIHAFPYPEYMRFRPEEEV
- a CDS encoding DUF4136 domain-containing protein; translation: MKTANLCIALTLFLLTSCFSSKDFVAEYDYDYRGNFKKYKTFAFMEDTGTDSIKHIPIINKTIVSRLNSQGFSQQIEQPDILIYYKLFINQIRYRGYIQPDFDNWLSARGLEILKEEKLREEKEKVLEDEEEDEEDRKKGEDYENIKYYENEGMLIIYVIDYKKNKTIWQGYTAANFDVNSPSINLDLTRATYKVMNQFRLVTNNYSYY